The Pseudofrankia inefficax genome window below encodes:
- the purM gene encoding phosphoribosylformylglycinamidine cyclo-ligase, whose product MTGTDGDRASTGASYRAAGVDVAAGERAVEAMRGHVARATRPEVVGSLGGFAGLFALDTSRYRKPLLASSTDGVGTKLALARALDVHDTVGIDLVAMVVDDLVVCGAEPLFLLDYIACGSLDPSRVASIVAGIATGCEQAGCALVGGETAEHPGLMGADDYDLAATGIGVVEADDVLGPERVRAGDALIAMASSGVHSNGFSLVRHVLFGAVDPAAPGGIGTAGQAALRAVEPTLGTTLGEALLTPTRIYAKDCLALAAAAEVRAFAHITGGGLAANLARVIPTGLLATLDRSTWTPPSIFTLLAERGDIPLAEMEQTFNQGIGMIAVVAPTAVDGTLAVLADRDVPAWLAGHVSAAGAENGLTARLTGTHP is encoded by the coding sequence ATGACCGGCACGGACGGCGATCGCGCGTCGACCGGTGCGTCGTACCGCGCCGCGGGCGTGGACGTGGCGGCCGGCGAACGCGCCGTCGAGGCGATGCGCGGGCACGTCGCCCGAGCGACCCGGCCGGAGGTGGTGGGGTCCCTGGGTGGCTTCGCCGGCCTGTTCGCCCTGGACACCAGCCGTTACCGCAAGCCGTTGCTGGCCTCGTCGACCGACGGCGTCGGCACGAAGCTCGCCCTGGCCCGGGCACTGGACGTCCACGACACGGTCGGCATCGACCTGGTCGCGATGGTCGTCGACGATCTGGTCGTCTGCGGCGCCGAGCCGCTGTTCCTGCTGGACTACATCGCCTGCGGCTCGCTCGACCCGAGCCGGGTCGCGTCGATCGTCGCCGGGATCGCGACCGGCTGCGAGCAGGCCGGCTGCGCCCTCGTCGGCGGCGAGACCGCCGAGCATCCGGGCCTGATGGGCGCGGACGACTACGACCTGGCCGCGACCGGCATCGGTGTCGTGGAGGCCGACGACGTGCTGGGCCCGGAGCGGGTCCGTGCGGGCGACGCGCTGATCGCGATGGCGTCGTCCGGGGTGCATTCGAACGGCTTCTCGCTGGTGCGTCATGTGCTGTTCGGGGCCGTCGACCCGGCGGCCCCCGGTGGTATCGGCACCGCTGGCCAGGCCGCGCTGCGGGCGGTCGAGCCGACGCTCGGCACGACGCTGGGCGAGGCGCTGCTGACCCCGACCCGGATCTACGCGAAGGACTGCCTGGCGCTCGCCGCGGCGGCCGAGGTGCGGGCGTTCGCGCACATCACCGGCGGTGGGCTGGCCGCGAACCTGGCCCGGGTGATCCCCACCGGGCTGCTGGCGACGCTCGACCGGTCCACCTGGACCCCGCCGTCGATCTTCACCCTGCTGGCCGAACGTGGCGACATTCCGCTCGCGGAGATGGAGCAGACGTTCAACCAGGGCATCGGAATGATCGCCGTCGTGGCTCCCACGGCGGTCGACGGGACGCTGGCCGTGCTGGCCGACCGTGACGTCCCGGCCTGGCTCGCCGGCCACGTCTCCGCGGCCGGCGCCGAGAACGGCCTGACGGCCCGCCTGACCGGCACCCATCCCTGA
- the purF gene encoding amidophosphoribosyltransferase: MTKGTAATPDAGGSGSPTPPTEPGCTTGGTGGRDTVGTDDRAWERELRDEAGPQDACGVFGIWAPGEDIANLTYYGLYALQHRGQEAAGMAVADGRTIVVFKELGLVAQVFDERTLSSLSGHLAVGHTRYSTTGSSTWENAQPSYRTARLGGGVALAHNGNLTNILELAEGLGESRDAGMNATTDSDLITALLAEHPGPTLVEAALDVLPRLRGAFSLVFSDAATVYAARDTHGIHPLVLGRLDGRTEGGTEHPSGSWVVASETCALDIVGATFVREVEPGELLVIDEAGPRSLRFAPADRHGCLFEFVYLARPDTTIAGRSVHATRVETGRTLAREAPVEADLVIPVPQSGVPAAVGYAEASGIPFGEGLVKNSYVGRTFIQPSQKIRQRGIRLKLNPLREVIEGRRLVVVDDSIVRGNTQRALVRMLREAGAAEVHVRISSPPVRWPCFYGIDFATRAELIASGLGVEEIRASLGADSLAYVSLDGLVEASRQPANELCRACFDGVYPVPLTDSDRLGGKHQLEAMGSGAATGAALAEAFRRRVVIGMNGADPSPDALDELAGLAGLDTLEDMAVIDGPAADAAPAGSRRS; this comes from the coding sequence GTGACCAAGGGGACGGCTGCTACCCCAGACGCGGGAGGCTCCGGTAGCCCGACGCCGCCCACCGAACCTGGCTGTACCACCGGCGGCACGGGCGGCCGGGACACCGTCGGCACGGATGACCGGGCCTGGGAGCGTGAGCTGCGCGACGAGGCGGGGCCCCAGGACGCCTGCGGGGTCTTCGGCATCTGGGCGCCGGGCGAGGACATCGCGAACCTCACCTACTACGGCCTGTACGCGCTCCAGCACCGCGGCCAGGAGGCCGCCGGCATGGCGGTCGCCGACGGCCGCACGATCGTGGTCTTCAAGGAGCTGGGGCTGGTCGCCCAGGTGTTCGACGAGCGGACCCTCTCCAGCCTGTCCGGCCACCTTGCCGTCGGGCACACGCGCTACTCGACGACCGGTTCCTCGACCTGGGAGAACGCCCAGCCCTCGTACCGGACCGCCCGGCTGGGCGGCGGCGTGGCCCTGGCCCACAACGGCAACCTGACCAACATCCTGGAGCTGGCCGAGGGCCTCGGCGAGAGCCGGGACGCCGGGATGAACGCCACCACCGACTCCGACCTGATCACCGCGCTGCTGGCCGAGCACCCCGGCCCGACCCTGGTCGAGGCCGCGCTGGACGTGCTGCCCCGGCTGCGGGGCGCGTTCTCGCTGGTCTTCTCCGACGCCGCGACCGTCTACGCGGCCCGCGACACCCACGGCATCCATCCGCTGGTCCTCGGGCGCCTCGACGGCCGGACCGAGGGCGGCACGGAGCATCCGTCCGGCTCCTGGGTGGTCGCCAGCGAGACCTGCGCGCTGGACATCGTCGGCGCGACGTTCGTCCGTGAGGTCGAGCCCGGCGAGCTGCTGGTCATCGACGAGGCGGGGCCGCGGTCGTTGCGCTTCGCCCCGGCCGACCGGCACGGCTGCCTGTTCGAGTTCGTCTACCTGGCCCGCCCGGACACGACGATCGCCGGCCGGTCGGTGCACGCCACCCGGGTCGAGACCGGCCGGACGCTGGCCCGCGAGGCGCCGGTCGAGGCGGACCTGGTGATCCCGGTCCCGCAGTCGGGCGTGCCGGCCGCCGTCGGCTACGCCGAGGCCTCCGGCATCCCGTTCGGTGAGGGGCTGGTGAAGAACTCCTACGTCGGCCGGACGTTCATCCAGCCGTCGCAGAAGATCCGCCAACGGGGCATCCGGCTGAAGCTCAACCCGTTGCGCGAGGTGATCGAGGGCCGCCGGCTGGTCGTCGTCGACGACTCGATCGTGCGGGGCAACACCCAGCGGGCGCTGGTGCGGATGCTGCGCGAGGCCGGCGCCGCCGAGGTCCACGTGCGGATCTCGTCGCCGCCGGTGCGTTGGCCCTGCTTCTACGGCATCGACTTCGCGACCAGGGCCGAGCTGATCGCCAGCGGCCTCGGGGTCGAGGAGATCCGCGCGTCGCTCGGCGCCGACTCGCTGGCCTACGTGTCGCTCGACGGCCTGGTCGAGGCGTCCAGGCAGCCGGCGAACGAGCTGTGCCGGGCCTGCTTCGACGGCGTCTACCCGGTGCCGCTCACGGATTCCGACCGGCTGGGCGGCAAGCACCAGCTGGAGGCGATGGGCAGCGGTGCCGCGACCGGGGCCGCGCTCGCGGAGGCGTTCCGCCGCCGGGTCGTGATCGGGATGAACGGCGCCGACCCGTCGCCCGACGCGCTGGACGAACTGGCCGGCCTCGCGGGTCTCGACACGCTCGAGGACATGGCCGTGATCGACGGCCCGGCCGCGGACGCGGCCCCGGCGGGAAGCAGGCGCTCATGA